A single region of the Nicotiana sylvestris chromosome 6, ASM39365v2, whole genome shotgun sequence genome encodes:
- the LOC104236748 gene encoding uncharacterized protein, whose product MAEVFTAFSTAIFNENARIPILSGDTYAKWKQKVLLTLGCSDLDLALRMDESPISTESSTPAAKGNYERWERSNRLGLMLIKAHISQNIRGSIPNNDKVKAYMKGIDEQFVSSDKALASTLMKRLSSMAFDRSHIVREHIMEMRDIAAKFKSLEVDMSEPFLVHFILNSLLTEYGPFKISYNT is encoded by the exons ATGGCTGAAG TCTTTACAGCTTTTTCTACCGCTATTTTTAATGAGAATGCTCGAATTCCAATACTTTCTGGTGACACTTATGCTAAATGGAAGCAGAAAGTCCTTCTCACTTTAGGGTGCTCGGATCTAGACCTGGCACTCCGTATGGATGAATCACCTATTTCTACGGAATCAAGTACGCCAGCTGCTAAGGGTAATTATGAGCGGTGGGAGCGATCTAATCGCTTAGGTTTAATGCTCATAAAAGCTCACATAAGCCAAAACATTAGGGGTTCTATCCCGAATAACGATAAGGTCAAAGCTTACATGAAGGGAATTGATGAACAATTCGTAAGCTCTGACAAGGCATTGGCTAGCACCCTTATGAAGAGGCTCTCAAGTATGGCTTTCGACAGAAGTCATATAGTGCGTGAGCACATTATGGAGATGAGAGACATTGCTGCTAAATTCAAGTCCCTTGAGGTGGATATGTCTGAACCATTTCTTGTGCATTTCATTCTCAACTCCCTTCTTACGGAATATGGTCCGTTCAAAATTTCTTACAACACATAA
- the LOC104236747 gene encoding F-box/kelch-repeat protein At3g06240-like, translated as MYAGCAPTHQRLYRCEGVTDSRSISGPVDGLFVLEKGHYLENVRFAWWNPATKECRLIPKFNFELLNSFDDHSRTVGLGLDLVNQDYKLIWMRVFYDDEKSDVYPKVFTAVYSLNNDSWKLIEPDLPHDTHLCVSLNCTYLNGLYYWMSLSKENVYGICTFDFATELFGETEPPPIPNDHWATLMLRGGSLAAISCTDVAQPQTLCYDIWARIRENHWIKVFTVNPPITWHWPLGVWEYDKFIYELTETNRMVFYDHTAKQVTNLGFDHFQILSSGFCWSYYYQESLVPVKRKNPTQYDNAEYFFTIYR; from the coding sequence ATGTACGCAGGATGTGCCCCTACACATCAGAGGCTTTATCGTTGCGAAGGTGTTACTGATTCCAGAAGTATTTCTGGTCCAGTTGATGGCTTATTCGTATTAGAGAAAGGACATTATCTAGAAAATGTTCGGTTTGCTTGGTGGAATCCTGCAACCAAAGAGTGCAGGCTTATTCCCAAGTTTAATTTTGAGCTTCTAAATTCTTTCGACGATCACAGCCGTACAGTTGGATTAGGATTAGACCTAGTGAATCAAGACTATAAACTTATATGGATGCGAGTATTTTACGATGATGAAAAAAGCGACGTTTATCCTAAGGTGTTTACTGCTGTCTATTCGTTGAACAACGACTCGTGGAAGCTGATTGAGCCTGATTTACCTCACGACACTCACTTATGTGTGTCGCTTAATTGTACTTATTTGAACGGACTTTATTATTGGATGTCCCTTAGCAAGGAGAACGTTTATGGTATTTGTACATTTGATTTTGCAACTGAATTGTTTGGGGAGACGGAACCACCGCCAATTCCAAATGATCATTGGGCGACTTTAATGTTACGCGGCGGTTCTCTTGCTGCTATATCTTGTACTGATGTAGCTCAGCCTCAGACGTTGTGTTATGATATATGGGCGAGGATACGAGAGAATCATTGGATCAAAGTGTTTACTGTGAATCCTCCGATAACATGGCATTGGCCTCTCGGGGTATGGGAGTACGATAAGTTTATTTATGAACTTACAGAAACTAACAGGATGGTGTTTTATGACCATACAGCTAAACAAGTTACAAATCTTGGATTTGATCATTTTCAGATTCTAAGCTCTGGTTTCTGTTGGTCTTATTATTATCAGGAGAGCCTAGTACCGGTAAAGAGAAAAAATCCGACTCAGTACGATAATGCTGAATACTTTTTCACGATATATCGATGA